One Desulfobulbus propionicus DSM 2032 DNA segment encodes these proteins:
- a CDS encoding AAA family ATPase, giving the protein MAETVKFKPVFVQTKNVRSFDTLMQGLMIGKGGAGEGDERLGCIWGRAGRGKTRTVQTWAARNGCVYIETVSIWSELDFLQKLCREFGIRQIPSRRGRCFDAIIEAMTTNNQPVFIDEIERFGQKFLEIIRDLVKITGGIVVLIGEEELPHLMKQNRRVWSRTYRAMEFEPVSPSDVVMYVSQCTGLQLSTPAAEIMHRAAGGDLRIVRRDTINLAHAATSLRRTGEVDAELAAIACKCGLQG; this is encoded by the coding sequence ATGGCTGAAACAGTAAAATTCAAACCGGTTTTTGTCCAGACCAAAAACGTGCGATCGTTCGACACCCTGATGCAGGGGTTGATGATCGGCAAGGGCGGGGCAGGCGAAGGCGACGAGCGGTTGGGCTGCATCTGGGGCCGGGCCGGACGGGGTAAGACCCGCACTGTCCAGACCTGGGCGGCCCGAAACGGCTGTGTCTATATCGAGACGGTGTCGATCTGGTCGGAGCTGGATTTTTTGCAGAAGCTCTGCCGGGAGTTCGGTATCCGCCAGATCCCCAGCCGCAGGGGCCGGTGCTTCGATGCCATCATCGAGGCCATGACCACGAACAACCAACCGGTATTCATCGACGAAATCGAGCGGTTCGGCCAGAAGTTTCTCGAGATCATCCGCGACCTGGTCAAGATCACCGGCGGCATCGTGGTCCTGATCGGTGAAGAGGAGTTGCCGCACCTGATGAAACAAAACCGGAGAGTCTGGTCGCGCACCTATCGGGCCATGGAGTTCGAGCCGGTGAGCCCTTCGGATGTGGTCATGTATGTCAGCCAGTGCACCGGACTGCAGCTGAGCACCCCGGCGGCCGAGATCATGCACCGGGCCGCCGGCGGCGATCTGCGGATCGTCCGCCGCGACACCATCAACCTAGCCCATGCCGCCACCAGCTTGCGCCGGACCGGCGAGGTGGACGCCGAACTGGCCGCCATTGCCTGCAAGTGCGGCTTGCAGGGGTGA
- a CDS encoding Mu transposase C-terminal domain-containing protein translates to MQHKAALLALYNRALATADWGDKTQARVKFEQAYNSGLTWPHLYEQLGPVSWKTIESWSVKVRKHGNDCFFLADKRGAHLRGKCGLTEQQTEIFLRCVLRPNRPRISEAYRVAKAVMEQQGIDNTHSEATYRRWLHHWKERNHHLWVFSREGAKAWNDQCAMYIERDMNLLNVGDVIVADGHNLNFEIINPWTGKPQNHMTLILFYDMASNMPLGWEIMPTENTAAISSALRRAVLRLGKYPRVVYLDNGRAFKARFFKGSQNFDEAGYAGLYERMGCQTIYAWPYHGQSKTVERFFGSFAELERLVPGYTGTSIEHKPPRMLRGEKLHRTIHEQQFGSRCLSLEEAHTLIAFWFDEYAKRPQRGHLNGRNPMEVFVEGKGPGVDKTELIWLMMSLEIKTIHRNGITFRGQNYYHPALYGRRHKVSIRYDLQDTSSIWVLDQQGELICEATPVEKVHPAAAQLGNEGDKEKLRQHIALKKNQEKQASASARSLLKDEILPEHRRQMAEIGVLNGEIQTIDTSNCKMISLDAEKLRREVEEATRLQQEAVAKALEEELMRLNDSDRYERLIEMSAQGMELTQEWNDFMTFFEKTDPYRNFPEYWESCRIKYGLMWRKAVSGQ, encoded by the coding sequence ATGCAGCACAAGGCTGCCTTGCTCGCCTTGTACAATCGGGCACTGGCCACCGCTGACTGGGGCGACAAAACCCAAGCGCGGGTGAAATTCGAGCAGGCATACAACTCCGGCCTGACCTGGCCGCACCTCTACGAACAACTTGGACCGGTAAGCTGGAAGACCATCGAGAGTTGGTCAGTCAAGGTGCGCAAACATGGCAATGACTGCTTCTTCCTGGCCGATAAGCGTGGCGCCCATCTACGAGGCAAGTGTGGATTGACGGAACAGCAGACCGAGATCTTCCTCCGCTGCGTGCTCCGGCCCAACCGGCCGAGGATCTCGGAGGCCTACCGCGTGGCCAAGGCGGTTATGGAACAGCAGGGCATCGACAACACCCACAGCGAGGCCACCTATCGGAGATGGCTCCATCACTGGAAGGAACGCAACCACCATCTGTGGGTATTCTCCCGCGAGGGCGCCAAGGCCTGGAACGACCAGTGCGCGATGTACATCGAGCGCGACATGAATTTGTTGAACGTGGGGGATGTGATCGTGGCCGACGGCCACAACCTCAACTTCGAGATCATCAACCCCTGGACCGGCAAACCGCAGAACCACATGACCCTCATCCTGTTCTACGATATGGCCTCCAACATGCCGCTTGGCTGGGAGATCATGCCGACCGAGAACACGGCCGCCATTTCCAGTGCGCTGCGCCGAGCGGTCCTGCGGCTGGGCAAGTATCCCCGGGTGGTTTACCTGGACAACGGCCGAGCCTTCAAGGCCAGGTTTTTCAAGGGCTCCCAGAACTTCGACGAGGCAGGATATGCCGGCCTCTATGAACGCATGGGCTGCCAGACCATCTATGCCTGGCCCTATCACGGCCAATCGAAGACGGTCGAACGGTTCTTCGGCTCCTTTGCCGAACTGGAACGACTGGTCCCCGGCTATACCGGGACCAGCATCGAGCATAAGCCGCCCCGGATGCTGCGAGGGGAGAAACTGCACCGCACAATCCACGAGCAGCAGTTTGGCAGCCGCTGCCTTAGCCTGGAAGAGGCCCACACCCTGATCGCCTTCTGGTTCGATGAGTACGCCAAGCGGCCCCAACGGGGCCACCTGAACGGCAGGAACCCGATGGAGGTCTTTGTCGAGGGCAAGGGGCCGGGTGTCGATAAGACCGAGCTGATCTGGCTGATGATGAGCCTGGAAATCAAGACCATCCACCGCAACGGTATCACCTTCCGGGGCCAGAACTACTACCACCCAGCCCTCTATGGCCGCCGGCATAAAGTGTCCATCCGCTATGACCTCCAGGATACCAGCTCGATCTGGGTGCTCGATCAACAGGGCGAACTGATCTGCGAGGCCACCCCGGTGGAGAAGGTGCACCCGGCGGCAGCCCAGCTGGGTAACGAGGGAGATAAGGAAAAACTGCGCCAGCACATCGCCCTGAAGAAGAACCAGGAAAAACAGGCCTCGGCCTCGGCCCGGTCTCTGCTCAAGGACGAGATCCTGCCCGAGCACCGCCGGCAGATGGCCGAGATCGGGGTGCTGAACGGTGAAATCCAGACCATCGACACGTCCAACTGCAAAATGATCAGCCTGGATGCCGAGAAACTTCGCCGGGAAGTGGAAGAGGCCACACGGTTGCAACAGGAGGCGGTCGCCAAAGCCCTGGAAGAGGAGCTGATGCGGTTGAACGATTCAGATCGCTACGAACGATTGATCGAAATGAGCGCCCAGGGCATGGAACTCACCCAAGAGTGGAACGACTTCATGACCTTCTTCGAGAAGACCGACCCCTACCGCAATTTTCCGGAATACTGGGAGTCGTGCCGAATCAAATACGGCCTGATGTGGCGCAAGGCGGTCAGCGGACAATAA
- a CDS encoding XRE family transcriptional regulator — MSLGNRIKSVRGTLSQKEFSDVCKVGISTLRRYESGVNPPDSDFLCAIVDNYNINPMWLLSGEGPMYRERNTDPHGASTNSTSAKIPQRPVYMDDSGQVVIPQWQNPDPEMFDYIPMAETQLSAGGGAFVISEEIEGYYAFRKSWLSRVASSTKNLVLMRVLGDSMSPTIQEDDTVMIDIGKRSIKEGMIYAIRFDSTVMIKRLAFRPGGRIMIISDNRHEYEPYEADMRELHIIGQIIFFCRTFATE; from the coding sequence ATGAGTCTTGGAAACAGAATTAAATCCGTCAGAGGAACCCTTTCCCAAAAAGAGTTTAGCGATGTGTGCAAGGTTGGGATTTCTACGCTTAGGCGTTATGAGTCAGGAGTAAACCCTCCTGACTCCGATTTTTTATGCGCTATCGTTGATAATTATAATATCAACCCTATGTGGCTGTTGAGTGGTGAGGGGCCGATGTACCGAGAAAGAAACACGGATCCGCACGGTGCCAGTACTAATTCAACCAGCGCAAAGATACCGCAACGGCCTGTTTATATGGACGATAGCGGCCAAGTAGTCATCCCCCAATGGCAGAATCCCGATCCAGAGATGTTCGATTACATCCCTATGGCGGAAACGCAACTTTCCGCAGGGGGAGGAGCCTTTGTTATCTCGGAAGAGATCGAAGGATATTATGCATTTAGAAAAAGCTGGCTGAGCAGAGTCGCATCCAGCACCAAGAACTTGGTACTCATGCGGGTTCTCGGAGACTCGATGTCGCCAACCATTCAGGAAGACGACACAGTGATGATCGATATCGGGAAAAGATCGATAAAGGAGGGAATGATCTACGCCATCCGCTTTGATTCCACAGTCATGATTAAGCGGTTGGCCTTTCGCCCTGGCGGGCGCATCATGATAATCTCAGACAATCGGCACGAATACGAGCCTTACGAAGCCGACATGAGGGAACTGCACATCATCGGCCAGATCATTTTTTTCTGCCGAACCTTCGCCACCGAATAG
- a CDS encoding SDR family NAD(P)-dependent oxidoreductase, with protein MHKILVTGAAGFIGHALTLRLLAEGRSVVGLDNLNDYYDPQLKRDRLAELQAFAAFHHVEFDMADRERTAALFAREQFDAVVNLAAQAGVRYSLINPHSYVDTNLVGFVNILEGCRHTGVKHLVYASSSSVYGANTRMPFSVHDNVDHPVSLYAASKKANELMAHTYSHLFHIPTTGLRFFTVYGPWGRPDMALFLFTKAILEDRPINVFNNGNMERDFTYIDDIAEGVVRVIDHVASANSQWSGDQPDAATSYCPWRVYNIGNNKKEKLMRYIEVLEDCLGKKARKNFLPLQDGDVPATYADVADLVQAVGFKPSTSIEQGIRNFVDWYRRYYRV; from the coding sequence TTGCACAAGATATTGGTTACCGGCGCGGCCGGCTTCATTGGTCACGCCTTGACCCTTCGACTGTTGGCGGAAGGGCGCTCGGTTGTCGGGCTCGATAATCTCAACGATTATTACGATCCGCAACTCAAACGGGACCGCTTGGCCGAGTTGCAGGCTTTCGCCGCCTTCCACCATGTCGAGTTTGACATGGCCGACCGGGAGCGGACGGCGGCCCTGTTTGCCCGTGAACAGTTCGATGCGGTGGTCAACCTGGCTGCCCAGGCCGGGGTACGCTATTCGTTGATCAATCCCCACTCTTACGTGGACACCAATCTGGTCGGTTTTGTCAATATCCTTGAAGGATGCCGCCACACCGGCGTCAAGCATTTGGTCTATGCGTCTTCCAGTTCGGTCTATGGCGCCAACACCCGCATGCCCTTTTCGGTGCATGACAATGTCGATCACCCGGTTTCCCTCTATGCCGCCTCGAAAAAGGCCAACGAACTGATGGCCCATACCTATAGCCATCTGTTTCATATTCCGACCACGGGACTGCGCTTTTTTACTGTCTATGGTCCTTGGGGCCGGCCGGATATGGCCTTGTTTCTCTTTACCAAGGCCATTCTCGAAGACCGGCCGATCAATGTGTTCAACAACGGCAACATGGAGCGGGATTTCACCTACATCGACGATATTGCCGAAGGGGTGGTGCGGGTTATTGACCACGTGGCCTCGGCCAATTCGCAATGGAGTGGCGACCAACCGGACGCCGCCACCAGCTATTGCCCCTGGCGGGTGTATAACATCGGCAACAACAAGAAGGAAAAGCTGATGCGCTACATCGAAGTGCTGGAAGACTGCCTGGGAAAAAAGGCTCGTAAGAATTTTCTTCCGCTCCAGGATGGGGATGTTCCCGCAACCTATGCCGATGTGGCCGACTTGGTGCAAGCGGTCGGTTTCAAACCGTCCACGTCCATTGAACAGGGAATCAGAAACTTCGTTGATTGGTACCGACGTTATTACAGGGTGTGA